Proteins encoded within one genomic window of Deltaproteobacteria bacterium HGW-Deltaproteobacteria-2:
- the cpaB gene encoding Flp pilus assembly protein CpaB — protein MNKNLSLIILVAGIIVALLAGVGTYTWLHKRTAVQSQTAATQPVVVAATDLSWGKVLDASQVKTASFLTSSMPQGCFTKPSEVAGRTLLYPVKAGEPLFETQLAPTSVKVGGVSALISQNKRAMAVKVDKVIGVSGFINPGNHVDVLVTIENLTKTVLENILVLTVGQQMERAGTQEKPVPVDVITMELTSVEAEKLALAASNGKIMLALRNPTDTNSVVTRGVTVPVLLSSLGAPVGVAAKSPVIHKSVTVINTTKPVYVVEGIKGGVVTEYKFNKEGE, from the coding sequence ATGAATAAAAACTTATCTTTGATTATACTGGTTGCGGGAATAATCGTAGCCCTTCTGGCTGGTGTCGGCACTTATACCTGGCTTCATAAGCGAACAGCCGTTCAGAGTCAAACGGCTGCAACCCAGCCGGTGGTGGTTGCGGCGACCGACCTTTCGTGGGGCAAGGTGTTGGACGCGTCACAGGTAAAAACCGCTTCTTTCCTCACGTCCAGCATGCCTCAAGGATGCTTTACCAAGCCATCGGAAGTGGCGGGAAGAACACTTCTTTACCCGGTAAAGGCAGGAGAGCCGCTGTTCGAGACTCAGCTTGCGCCGACATCTGTTAAAGTTGGAGGAGTAAGCGCTCTTATCTCCCAGAATAAAAGGGCTATGGCGGTTAAAGTGGACAAGGTAATTGGAGTATCCGGCTTTATTAATCCGGGAAACCACGTTGATGTTCTGGTGACAATTGAAAATCTTACCAAAACCGTTTTGGAAAACATACTTGTTCTGACAGTAGGACAGCAGATGGAAAGGGCCGGGACTCAGGAAAAGCCGGTTCCTGTGGACGTTATCACTATGGAATTGACATCCGTCGAAGCAGAAAAATTAGCCCTGGCCGCTTCAAACGGCAAAATAATGCTCGCTCTTCGCAATCCGACAGACACAAATTCAGTGGTGACCAGGGGTGTAACGGTGCCTGTGCTTCTTTCTTCACTCGGCGCTCCTGTTGGGGTTGCGGCGAAATCGCCGGTCATTCATAAGTCAGTAACCGTTATCAATACAACCAAGCCTGTGTATGTGGTTGAGGGTATCAAAGGCGGAGTGGTAACAGAATACAAGTTTAATAAGGAGGGAGAATAA
- a CDS encoding Flp family type IVb pilin, with protein MKAIKRFFKDEEGVTAIEYGLIAAGIAIAIVAIVFAVGTQLNTKFDSVYKCLGGT; from the coding sequence ATGAAAGCAATTAAAAGATTTTTTAAGGACGAAGAAGGCGTAACGGCGATTGAATATGGACTCATTGCAGCGGGTATCGCTATTGCTATTGTGGCAATAGTATTTGCTGTTGGCACTCAGCTCAATACAAAGTTTGACTCAGTATATAAATGTCTTGGTGGCACCTAA
- a CDS encoding pilus assembly protein — MKKPDERGVSAVEFALLLPVLVLILFGIIEFGLIIYNKAVITNASREVARAGITQGADITNIKTDIVNKYSNNLITFSAVKLTVSDIVLNPVDGCAHWTPAFSNPIQVTVSYNYNFLVLAPIMGLFDGSWNSTFPLEAITTMRCE, encoded by the coding sequence ATGAAAAAGCCCGATGAACGAGGTGTTTCAGCCGTAGAGTTTGCACTGCTACTACCGGTGTTGGTGCTTATCCTTTTTGGCATAATTGAATTCGGCCTGATTATTTATAATAAGGCGGTAATCACTAATGCGAGCAGAGAAGTAGCCCGGGCGGGAATTACGCAGGGGGCGGATATCACAAACATAAAAACAGATATTGTTAATAAGTACAGTAACAATCTCATTACTTTCAGCGCAGTCAAACTTACTGTAAGCGATATTGTCCTTAACCCAGTCGACGGCTGTGCACATTGGACCCCAGCCTTTAGCAATCCCATACAGGTTACTGTCAGCTATAACTATAATTTCTTGGTGCTTGCCCCTATTATGGGACTTTTTGATGGTAGTTGGAACTCCACTTTTCCCCTTGAGGCCATAACAACCATGAGATGCGAGTAA
- a CDS encoding pilus assembly protein CpaC, translating into MKRGNKIVLLILLVFFSILPIAGMAAGPERISMNNANPDNLTIISGKSVILESQNPIKRFSIAEPKIADVIVLTPRQIYLTGKTPGVTSLSFWGDGDKLSAVFDVEVTPDVASLKEKLHKVFPNEKYINVTSTQDSIILSGTISNASNLSQVLAIAGSYAPSGKDKQKVINLMEVGGVQQVMLEVRVSEMSKSLGRKLGINFSAIGRAGRDGSISFLSNLIAPARAYSILADGSMSLLSNPIVPAAIPSSLLSLTKISRDVTWTALVDALKESGYIKVLAEPTLITMTGKKANFLAGGEFPVPVPQQSAISGGSSIITIDYKTFGVALNFTPTVLGNGRISMEVAPEVSDLDFTNSIQLMGYVVPGLTVRRVSTTVELADGQSFAVAGLLKDDVREAIKKVPLLGDIPILGVLFRSSEFQKSETELVIIVTPHLVKPIDMAKQTLPTDQFVEPNDLEFYLLGREEGLFGGQTKTSSGSQPSVSGGGGLDGDFGHIIP; encoded by the coding sequence ATGAAAAGAGGAAATAAAATAGTCCTTCTGATACTTCTTGTATTCTTTTCGATCCTTCCGATTGCCGGCATGGCCGCCGGTCCGGAACGTATAAGCATGAACAATGCAAATCCCGATAATCTTACAATAATTTCCGGAAAATCAGTAATTCTTGAAAGTCAGAATCCAATAAAGAGGTTCTCAATTGCGGAACCAAAGATCGCGGATGTTATCGTTCTTACACCGCGGCAGATATATCTTACGGGGAAAACGCCGGGAGTAACAAGCCTCAGCTTCTGGGGTGATGGTGATAAGCTTTCCGCGGTCTTTGACGTAGAGGTAACACCTGATGTGGCTTCTCTGAAAGAGAAACTTCACAAAGTCTTTCCTAATGAAAAATATATTAATGTTACGTCAACGCAGGACAGCATAATTCTTTCCGGCACTATTTCTAATGCATCAAATCTTTCTCAGGTGCTCGCTATAGCCGGTTCATATGCGCCTTCGGGAAAAGATAAACAGAAAGTTATCAATCTTATGGAAGTGGGAGGCGTTCAGCAGGTTATGCTGGAAGTGAGAGTCTCCGAAATGTCCAAATCACTTGGCCGGAAACTGGGCATCAATTTCAGCGCGATAGGCCGTGCGGGGAGAGATGGAAGCATTTCTTTTTTGAGTAATCTTATTGCACCGGCAAGAGCCTATTCAATTTTAGCAGATGGAAGTATGTCGCTTCTCAGCAATCCTATTGTCCCAGCCGCAATTCCTTCCAGTCTTCTCAGTCTCACAAAGATAAGCAGGGATGTTACGTGGACAGCGCTGGTGGATGCCCTCAAGGAAAGTGGTTATATAAAGGTGCTCGCGGAGCCGACACTCATCACCATGACCGGTAAGAAAGCTAATTTCCTTGCGGGAGGAGAATTTCCTGTCCCCGTTCCGCAGCAAAGTGCTATCAGCGGTGGTTCATCGATAATTACCATAGATTACAAAACCTTTGGTGTAGCTCTTAACTTTACACCTACCGTTCTGGGTAACGGCAGAATCAGCATGGAGGTGGCGCCGGAAGTTTCTGATCTGGATTTCACGAACTCCATTCAGCTTATGGGCTACGTTGTGCCGGGTCTCACGGTTAGAAGAGTTTCAACAACCGTGGAGCTTGCCGATGGCCAGAGCTTCGCCGTTGCCGGTCTTCTCAAGGATGATGTACGGGAAGCAATAAAGAAAGTACCCCTTCTCGGCGATATCCCCATCCTTGGTGTTCTCTTTAGAAGCTCTGAATTTCAAAAGAGTGAAACGGAACTGGTCATCATCGTGACGCCCCATCTCGTTAAACCAATTGATATGGCAAAGCAGACCTTACCAACTGATCAGTTTGTGGAACCCAACGATCTGGAATTTTACCTGCTTGGCCGGGAAGAAGGGCTCTTCGGTGGACAGACAAAAACGAGTTCAGGCTCTCAGCCTTCAGTTAGTGGCGGGGGCGGCCTAGATGGCGACTTTGGTCATATTATTCCATAA
- a CDS encoding pilus assembly protein CpaF encodes MKVKLHERLLDIIDLSIIDSLDKVTLKREIRKAIEYLFAQGEVTLPLNAREKEILYQEIQDELLGLGPIEPFMHDPTVTDVLVNTYKQIYVERSGKLHLTVARFKDDAHLKKIIDRIVSAVGRRIDESSPMVDARLPDGSRVNAIVPPLAIDGPILSIRRFSADPLEMEDLITLESVSHELSELLQGIVKARLNVLISGGTGTGKTTLLNVLSRFIPSNERIVTVEDSAELQLKQEHVVRLETRPANIEGAGEITQRDLVRNCLRMRPDRIIVGEVRGDEVLDMLQAMNTGHDGSLTTIHANSPRDALLRLETLVAMSGLSIPNEAVRKYVSSALDIVIQVARLMDGTRKIISLQEVIGMEERTITMQEIFSFDQAGVDSKGQIQGVFRAKGVLPKFFEKFRIHGVPVPSDIFRTTKEDIVRMGRR; translated from the coding sequence ATGAAGGTAAAGCTCCATGAGCGTCTGCTGGATATTATCGATCTTTCTATTATTGATTCTCTGGATAAGGTTACACTTAAACGGGAAATAAGGAAGGCAATAGAATATCTCTTCGCTCAGGGCGAGGTTACACTTCCCTTGAATGCCAGGGAAAAGGAAATTCTGTATCAGGAGATACAGGATGAACTACTGGGACTTGGTCCGATAGAGCCATTTATGCACGATCCGACTGTCACCGACGTACTGGTGAATACATACAAACAAATCTACGTGGAACGCTCTGGCAAACTTCATCTTACCGTCGCCCGTTTCAAGGATGACGCCCATCTTAAAAAGATTATTGACCGGATTGTGTCGGCGGTGGGACGCAGGATAGACGAGTCTTCTCCCATGGTGGATGCCAGACTCCCCGATGGCTCCAGAGTGAATGCCATTGTTCCTCCTTTGGCCATAGACGGCCCCATTCTATCGATCAGGCGCTTCTCAGCAGATCCTCTCGAGATGGAGGATCTTATAACCCTTGAATCGGTCAGCCACGAATTATCGGAATTGCTGCAAGGGATAGTGAAAGCGAGGCTCAACGTACTCATATCCGGCGGTACAGGAACTGGAAAGACCACGCTTCTTAATGTACTGTCACGCTTTATTCCAAGTAACGAGCGCATTGTTACTGTTGAAGATTCGGCGGAACTCCAGCTTAAACAGGAGCACGTTGTGCGTCTTGAGACAAGACCTGCCAATATCGAGGGTGCGGGTGAAATCACCCAGCGAGACCTTGTGCGAAACTGCCTGCGTATGCGGCCGGATAGAATAATTGTGGGCGAAGTGAGAGGCGATGAAGTGCTCGACATGCTTCAGGCCATGAACACCGGCCATGACGGCTCGCTTACCACTATCCACGCCAATTCCCCCCGGGACGCGCTCCTCAGGCTGGAGACTCTTGTGGCCATGTCGGGGCTTAGTATTCCAAACGAAGCGGTGAGAAAGTATGTAAGCTCGGCGTTGGACATAGTCATTCAGGTTGCGCGCCTGATGGATGGTACGAGAAAGATTATTTCTCTACAGGAAGTCATAGGTATGGAGGAAAGGACTATTACCATGCAGGAGATATTCTCCTTCGACCAGGCAGGAGTTGATTCTAAAGGTCAAATTCAGGGAGTGTTCCGTGCGAAAGGTGTGCTGCCCAAATTCTTCGAGAAATTCAGAATTCACGGCGTTCCTGTTCCCTCTGATATATTCAGAACAACCAAAGAAGATATTGTCAGGATGGGGAGGAGATAA
- a CDS encoding prepilin peptidase, whose protein sequence is MIFTVGNLLLLCVLIIAMITDIRSNRIPNWLTFPAMIMGLGFNFISAGAYGLLFGIEGLLLGISLFIIIYILGGMGAGDVKLMGAVGATLGPQMVLWAAFYTAIIGGIYALAVIAFHSRTKATRTALIETIKGIVYSRSLKYNKPNNEENPPKLCYGVAIAIGTIAAVILKTG, encoded by the coding sequence ATGATTTTCACTGTGGGGAATCTACTGTTATTGTGCGTGCTGATTATTGCCATGATAACAGACATCCGCAGTAATCGAATTCCCAATTGGCTTACGTTTCCTGCCATGATTATGGGGCTTGGTTTCAATTTTATTTCAGCCGGGGCTTATGGTCTTCTGTTTGGTATTGAAGGACTTCTTCTTGGAATAAGTCTTTTTATTATTATTTATATTTTAGGTGGCATGGGAGCGGGAGACGTTAAGTTAATGGGCGCAGTGGGAGCCACGCTCGGGCCGCAAATGGTTCTTTGGGCGGCTTTCTACACTGCCATTATCGGTGGTATCTATGCGCTTGCAGTTATTGCGTTTCATTCACGCACAAAGGCAACGAGAACAGCACTTATAGAGACAATTAAGGGAATTGTTTATTCCCGAAGTTTAAAGTATAATAAACCTAATAATGAAGAAAACCCACCAAAGCTCTGTTATGGTGTGGCAATTGCTATTGGTACGATTGCGGCGGTCATTCTGAAGACGGGATAA
- a CDS encoding HlyC/CorC family transporter → MNITEIILKLFFWRDNKYIKSKIDAALSSAQKSGLLDPSSREMIEGILEFTHILVRELMIPRTEIVAVSTEATIDEIINEVIESRHTRIPVYRGTIDNIVGVLNVKDMLKFWSRQITKDDLLACLSTPYYIPETKNTHLLFYELKENKKHMAIVIDEYGGTAGLITLEDLLEEIVGELRDEHETTNVADGILQLPDGSIIFDGRIEIENVEEHLNVSLKKGKYETLSGLILNSTRRIPLSGEKFQIEGLEITIENADERSIKKVRIKNSKPTA, encoded by the coding sequence TTGAATATAACAGAAATTATTCTCAAACTATTTTTCTGGCGCGACAATAAATACATTAAAAGCAAAATTGACGCTGCATTATCCAGTGCGCAAAAGAGCGGTCTGTTAGATCCTTCTTCGCGGGAAATGATAGAAGGCATTCTGGAGTTTACCCATATTTTAGTTCGTGAGTTAATGATTCCACGCACGGAGATTGTTGCTGTGAGCACGGAGGCGACAATTGACGAAATTATTAATGAAGTAATTGAATCAAGGCATACGCGTATTCCCGTTTATCGTGGAACAATTGATAACATTGTCGGCGTCCTGAATGTTAAAGACATGCTTAAATTCTGGTCCAGGCAAATCACCAAGGATGATTTACTGGCTTGTTTGAGTACGCCTTATTACATACCCGAAACAAAAAATACCCATTTGTTGTTTTATGAATTAAAAGAAAACAAGAAACACATGGCTATTGTTATTGACGAGTATGGCGGAACAGCCGGCTTGATTACATTGGAAGATTTGCTCGAAGAAATTGTCGGCGAACTTCGTGATGAACATGAAACAACAAATGTGGCTGATGGAATTTTGCAATTGCCTGATGGTTCAATTATATTCGATGGACGAATAGAAATTGAAAATGTTGAAGAACATTTAAATGTCAGCTTGAAAAAAGGCAAATATGAGACGTTAAGCGGCCTGATATTAAATTCCACCAGAAGAATTCCATTGTCCGGAGAAAAATTTCAAATCGAAGGATTGGAAATTACCATCGAAAATGCTGACGAACGCAGCATTAAAAAAGTAAGAATAAAAAACTCAAAACCAACAGCCTAA
- a CDS encoding pilus assembly protein, with protein sequence MAAVISIAVFCIIEGVYLVLQERSNPEIKRIKKQLKDLSNQEQNQSEVSLLDHIRPLSDIPQLNKLLLSIPFAKRMDLFLIQADVSYTLGVFLLFSTVIALLGFLLVLIITRSFLLSLPGMVFGLLPYFVIKFIKARRMKKFEEQLPDALDMIARSLRAGHALSGGLEMAGQEFSEPLGPEFARTVRQITFGVNLERALRNMSERVDCPDLKFLVVSVMIQRESGGNLGEIMENIARIIRERFQLRGKIRTLAAEGKFSAIILIALPFLIALALFFINPDYIKELINDTKGRMIIAGAIVMMCVGVYFMKRIIDIKV encoded by the coding sequence ATAGCAGCAGTTATCTCTATTGCAGTGTTCTGCATTATAGAAGGTGTTTATCTGGTTCTGCAGGAAAGATCAAACCCTGAAATAAAGCGGATTAAAAAACAGCTAAAGGACCTCTCTAATCAGGAACAAAACCAGTCTGAAGTGTCCTTGCTGGATCATATACGTCCTTTAAGCGATATACCTCAGCTTAACAAACTTCTTTTGAGCATTCCCTTTGCCAAAAGAATGGACCTTTTTTTAATTCAGGCGGATGTTTCTTACACGCTCGGAGTTTTTTTACTGTTTTCCACGGTAATTGCTCTCCTCGGTTTTCTATTGGTTTTAATAATTACCCGGAGCTTTCTGCTTTCGCTTCCCGGGATGGTTTTCGGATTGTTACCTTATTTTGTTATCAAATTTATAAAAGCACGAAGGATGAAGAAATTCGAAGAACAACTTCCGGATGCTCTTGACATGATTGCTCGTTCTCTTAGGGCTGGTCACGCTCTGAGCGGTGGTCTCGAAATGGCGGGACAGGAATTTTCTGAACCATTGGGACCTGAGTTTGCCAGAACGGTCAGACAAATTACTTTCGGTGTCAATTTGGAGCGTGCTCTGCGAAATATGTCAGAGCGTGTGGACTGTCCTGATCTCAAGTTTCTCGTGGTTTCGGTTATGATTCAAAGGGAGAGCGGAGGTAACCTCGGAGAAATAATGGAGAACATTGCAAGAATAATCCGCGAGCGCTTCCAGCTCCGGGGGAAAATCAGAACTCTTGCGGCAGAGGGGAAATTTTCGGCAATCATCCTGATCGCCCTGCCATTTTTAATAGCGTTAGCACTTTTCTTTATTAATCCGGACTACATAAAAGAACTGATTAACGATACTAAGGGGCGGATGATTATTGCCGGGGCGATTGTGATGATGTGTGTGGGTGTTTACTTTATGAAAAGGATAATCGATATAAAGGTGTAG
- a CDS encoding pilus assembly protein, with the protein MTFLIAAIAFLAVALIFVGAYMFFREREEQTAITEKAINFSGMTDAGVVQDETILPTQPVARLFAHVIRYFGNLLKPKEKEEISLIQKKFQRAGLRKRNVLVSFFGSKAICAVCLSMGFVAVIMLSGIKIPFMVIIILVILLSLYGFYLPNLWLSMKITRRQGVFLQGFPDALDLLAVCVEAGMGLDSAIKRVGEEMRLSNKIISEEFGLLNLEMRAGKDRKDAMKSMADRVDLEDVSSWVTMLIQTDRLGTSISQALRVHSDSLRVKRSQRLEEMAAKVPVKLLFPTIFCIFPSLFVVILGPAFIRILRVLSER; encoded by the coding sequence ATGACTTTCTTAATAGCGGCGATTGCGTTTCTTGCGGTAGCGCTCATTTTTGTGGGTGCTTATATGTTTTTTCGTGAAAGGGAAGAACAGACGGCGATCACCGAAAAGGCTATTAACTTTTCGGGAATGACTGACGCCGGGGTTGTGCAAGACGAAACAATACTGCCGACGCAACCTGTTGCCCGGCTTTTTGCTCACGTCATTCGTTATTTCGGCAATCTTTTAAAACCTAAAGAAAAGGAAGAAATATCGCTTATTCAGAAAAAATTTCAGAGAGCTGGTTTGAGAAAGAGAAACGTACTTGTATCCTTTTTCGGTTCCAAAGCTATCTGTGCCGTTTGTCTTTCCATGGGATTTGTTGCTGTGATTATGTTATCGGGGATAAAAATCCCGTTTATGGTTATCATAATATTGGTAATATTGCTCAGTCTGTATGGTTTTTACCTTCCTAACTTGTGGCTTTCTATGAAAATAACCCGGCGACAGGGCGTATTTTTACAGGGTTTTCCGGATGCCCTTGACCTTCTTGCCGTTTGTGTTGAAGCCGGTATGGGGCTGGATAGCGCGATCAAGAGGGTGGGAGAAGAAATGCGGCTCAGTAATAAAATCATAAGCGAAGAATTCGGACTACTTAACCTGGAGATGCGCGCGGGCAAGGATCGGAAGGATGCCATGAAAAGCATGGCTGACAGGGTCGACCTTGAAGATGTGAGCAGTTGGGTTACCATGCTGATCCAGACCGATAGATTAGGTACCAGTATTTCTCAGGCTCTCCGGGTTCACTCGGATTCGTTGCGCGTGAAGCGTTCGCAACGGCTGGAGGAAATGGCGGCCAAGGTTCCCGTGAAACTGCTTTTCCCGACTATTTTTTGCATCTTTCCCTCACTCTTCGTGGTAATTTTAGGACCAGCATTTATTAGAATTTTAAGAGTGCTTTCAGAGCGTTAA
- a CDS encoding radical SAM protein has protein sequence MDYEGLIIRPPSEAYSLLLQVTVGCSHNKCTFCGAYRQKKFKIKSLDQIKKDLHEASSYENVDRVFLCDGDALIIPQPRLEEILKLINANLPNVNRIGSYANAKSILRKSVDELKKLRDLGLNIIYLGVETGNAELLQKIHKGVTYEQMVEAGRRVKKAGIILSVTVLLGLGGIEKSIEHAIDTAKILTDMDPDYVGALTLMLIPETEMYEDYVAGRFVLPDQFGFIRELYLMIANSNFTNCFFTSNHASNYLPVKAYLPREKEKKLKMISSVIEAKDPGQIRPEHLRGL, from the coding sequence ATGGATTATGAAGGATTAATAATAAGACCGCCAAGCGAAGCCTACAGTTTGCTTCTACAGGTAACTGTCGGTTGTTCACACAACAAATGTACTTTTTGCGGAGCCTATCGGCAAAAGAAATTTAAAATTAAATCTTTGGATCAAATTAAAAAAGATCTGCATGAAGCCAGTTCCTATGAGAATGTGGATAGAGTGTTTTTATGCGATGGCGATGCCCTGATCATTCCGCAGCCGCGTCTTGAAGAAATACTTAAGTTAATTAACGCTAACCTACCGAATGTAAACAGAATTGGATCTTATGCCAATGCCAAAAGCATATTAAGAAAAAGTGTTGATGAATTAAAGAAGTTAAGAGATTTAGGCTTAAATATAATTTACCTGGGTGTGGAAACGGGCAATGCTGAATTACTGCAAAAAATCCATAAAGGCGTGACTTACGAACAAATGGTAGAAGCAGGGCGGCGCGTTAAGAAAGCCGGTATAATACTTTCTGTAACTGTGTTGTTGGGATTAGGTGGAATCGAAAAAAGTATTGAGCATGCAATTGATACGGCAAAAATTTTAACCGATATGGATCCGGACTATGTCGGAGCGCTTACCCTGATGTTAATACCGGAAACAGAGATGTATGAGGATTATGTCGCCGGCCGTTTTGTTTTGCCTGATCAATTCGGCTTTATCCGCGAGCTTTATTTGATGATTGCCAACTCCAATTTTACAAATTGTTTCTTCACTTCCAATCATGCTTCGAACTATTTACCTGTAAAAGCATATTTGCCGCGGGAGAAAGAAAAAAAATTAAAAATGATTAGTTCAGTCATCGAAGCAAAAGACCCGGGCCAGATCAGACCGGAACATTTACGCGGCTTATAA